TGGTGGCCGTTTCCAAAACACATCCGGTTGAAAAAATACAGCAGGTGTACGACTTCGGACAAAGAGTTTTCGGAGAAAATAAAGTTCAGGAACTCGTAGAAAAAGCGCCTCTCCTTCCCAATGACATTCAGTGGCACCTGATCGGGCACCTTCAGAGAAATAAAGTAAAATATATTGCAGAATTTGTAGATACAGTTCAAAGCGTGGATTCTGAAAAACTTTTAGATGAAATCAACCGCCAGGCGAAAAAATGCAACCGAAAAATAAAAGTGCTTCTGCAAGTTAAAATTGCTGAAGAAGATACCAAATTTGGTTTGGAAGTTTCCGAAACCAAAGAACTGTTTTTAAAATGGCTTCAGGGCAATTTCCCAAATGTCGAAATTACAGGACTAATGGGAATGGCCACTTTCACAGACAATGAAGCTCAAATACGCAGAGAATTTTCTTTCCTCAAAAGGCTTTTCGACCAACTTTCTTTGCAGCACAGGCTTCAAACTCTTTCCATGGGAATGAGCGGCGACTTCCCTATTGCCATCGATTGCGGTGCAAATTCGGTACGAGTTGGCTCAGCAATTTTTGGTGAAAGATCTTATACAAATTAATATATTGTTTTTAAGATTTTTGTTTCTGAAAATCCTTACTGCATTGGGAATAATTTTTGCTGCAAACAACTGAAATTCCCAAAAATCCTTAAATAATCCGTAAATTTGCCCTTATGCAGAAAATCCTTATCGTAGAAGACGAAAAATCTATTTCAGGTGTGTTACAAAGCATCCTTTCAGACGAATTAAAAGATTATGAATTTTTAGTGGCCGAAGACGGGCTTGAAGGTTACAAAAATATTGAAAAAGAAGACTTTGCGCTGGTAATTTCAGATATTAAAATGCCAAAGTTATCCGGTACGGAACTTCTGAAACAGGCCTTAACACTGAAACCGGAAACCACCTTTGTAATGATTTCGGGCCATGCGGATATTGATACCGCTGTGGACTGCCTTAAGGAGGGTGCTTATGATTTCATCTCGAAACCGATCGATATCAACAGACTGATGACCAGCGTAAAAAATGCACTGGATAAGGAAAAGCTGGCAAAGGAAAACCAGTCCCTTCAAAAAGAAAATGTGACTTTAAAGAAAAAAGTCAACAAAAAATACCAGATGATCGGCGAAAGTGCTACCCTGAAAAAAATTCAGGATATGATCGATAAAGTTGCCGCTTCTGATGCCAGAGTCTTAATCACAGGACCAAACGGAGCCGGTAAAGAGCTGGTTGCACACGCCATCCATGCACAAAGTGAGAGAAGCCGCGGCCCCATGGTTGAAGTAAACTGTGCCGCAATTCCTTCAGAACTTATTGAATCTGAGCTTTTTGGACACGTAAAAGGTTCATTTACAGGAGCCATCAAAGACAAGCAGGGAAAATTTGAGCTTGCCAACAACGGAACAATTTTCCTGGATGAAATTGGTGATATGAGTTTAATTGCTCAGGCCAAAGTTCTTCGTGCATTGCAGGAAAGTAAAGTTTCCCCGGTTGGAAGCGACAAGGAGATAAAAGTTGACGTTCGCGTGGTAGCGGCAACCAACAAGGATATGCAGAAGGAGATCGAGGCCGGGCGCTTCCGGGAAGACCTTTATCACAGGCTTTCGGTAATAGAAATTTATGTGCCGCCTTTGGATGACAGAAAAGAGGACATCAAACTTTTAGTGGATCATTTTGCGAAACTTGTTGCAGATGAACAGGGCAATACACCGCGTTTATTCGACGACAATGCCATCCAGGCTTTACAGTCGTTCTCCTGGACCGGAAATATCCGTGAGCTGAGAAACGTGGTTGAAAGACTGATCATCTTAGGTGGAAACCCGGTAACTGAAGAAGATGTTGCTGCTTTCGTACGGAAGTAATATTTCTAATATATAAAATTCAAATCCGGTTTTTTGCCGGTTTTTTTTTGCCTATTTATTAATTCTGCTTAATCTATTGGCAATCCAATTTTAGGGCAAACATTAATCATTACTTTTGCAAAATGAATTTTTTGGATAGAAACTATACCAAACAAACTGTGAAACTGGCACTTCCAGTGATGCTTACACAGCTGGGACAGGTTTCGGTACAGCTTTTTGACAATATTATTGTTGGGAATTTACTCGGTGCCAATGCTTTGGCAGCAGTTTCCCTGGGTAACGCACTTTTTTTCTCGGTTTTTGTTTTCGGATTGGGAATTTCATTTGCAATTCCACCGCTGGTTTCTGAAGCGCATTCGCAGAACAAACACGACAGGATCAATTCAGTTTTTCGTCATGGCTTCGTCCTGAATATGGCCGTGGGATTACTGTTGATGATTTTATTACTCGCGTTCCGCCCGCTGCTCTATCATTTGGATCAGCCAAAAGAAATTATTCCCGATACCGAAATTTACCTCACCGTCATGGCGTTCAGTATTTTGCCGTTTATGACATTTCAGACCCTTCGTGAAGTTTCGGAAGGTTTGGGTTATACGATTGGGGTAACTAAGGCGACAATTTTTGCAAATGTGATTAATATTGGTTTGAATTACGTTTTCATCAAAGGAATGTTCGGTTTTCCGCCGATGGGCGTAAAAGGTTCCGCAATTGCAACGCTGATTGCGAGAATTTTCATGCTAGCTTTCCTCTATTTTGTCATGGTAAATCATCAGACCACAAAACGTTACGTGAAAGATTTCAGTTTAAAAATCGGGCTTTTCACTAAAAGAATGTTCACCAAAATGCTGAAACTCGGTTTGCCAACGGCTTTACAGATGTTTTTTGAAGTTACGGCCTTTGCCGGTGCTGCATTTATTTGCGGGATGATTTCCGCGAAAGACATCGCATCGCACCAGATTGCGCTGAGTATGGCTTCATTCACCTTTAATTTATGCATTGGCTTCAGTGTTGCTTCTACAGTGATGATCGGCAGAAAACTGGGCCAAAGAGACTTTATGGAACTGAGAAAAGTGGGGGTCAATAACATCAAAATCGCCTTCATTTTTATGGTTTTATGTGGCGCTTTTTTCATTTTGGCAAGAAATACTTTGCCGACATTTTTCACCAAAAAAGAAGATGTGGAAGTGATTCAGCTGGCTTCAAAACTTTTGATTATTGCCTCACTTTTCCAGCTTTCTGACGGAATTCAGGTGACCGCACTGGGTATTTTACGGGGAATTCAGGATGTAAAAATCCCGAGTTACCTCACATTTTTTGCGTATTGGATTATTACGATCCCATTAGGATTTTACCTCTGCGTCACTTTAAAAATGGGTGCATTTGGAATGTGGATTGCATTGGGATTAGGGCTCACGATTTCAGCGGTGCTTTTGGTGTACCGTTTTCTGAAACTTTCGGGCAAACGAATTAAGGCAAATACTTAGAAATTATGCAGGTAGAAATACGAAGGCTTACTTTAGACGATTACGATGCGCTGATCGAGGTGATGAAAAAATCATATCCCGAAATGCGCGACGATGTTTGGGATAAAAGAAATATCCAAAAACTGACCTCCATTTTTCCGGACGGGCAAATTTGTGTGACTGTTGACGGCAAAGTTGCGGCCGCTTCCCTCTCGATCATCGTGCAGTACGAGCTTTATGGCGATGATCACACTTATGCTGAAATTACCGGAAATTCTACCTTCAATACGCATTACAATTCCGGAAATGTTTTATACGGCATCGAAATGTTTGTGGATCCGGAATTCCGCTCGCTGCGCCTGGGAAGAAGGCTTTATGATGCGAGAAAAGAACTTTGCGAGAAATTAAATCTAAAATCAATCGTCATCGGCGGCAGAATTCCGAATTACCATCAGTACATGGATGAGCTTACGCCGAGGCAGTATATTCAGAAAGTAAGGAAAAAGGAAATTTATGATCCTGTGCTTACGTTTCAGCTCTCCAACAGTTTTCAGCCGATCAGGATTTTAAAAAATTATTTGCCGGGTGATACATCTTCCCAGGACAATGCAGTTCTGATGGAATGGAGCAATATCTACTACAGCCGCAGGCCAAACACGATGCAGGACAGCGTGGTGAGGTTGGGGCTAGTTCAGTGGCAGATGCGGCATTTCAATGATCTGGACGCGTTCTTCGAGCAGGTGAGATTTTTTGTGGATGTGATGAGCGATTACAAATCTGATTTTGTGATGTTCCCCGAGCTTTTCAATACACCGCTTTTAGCGCCTTACAATCACCTTTCTGAACGTGAAAGCATGCTCGAACTTGCAAAACTGACGGAAACCATTAAAGAAAAAATTTCAGAATTCGCCATCAGTTACAACGTGAATATCATCGCCGGAAGTATGCCTTTGGAAGAGGACGGCGAATTATACAACATCAGCTATCTTCTGCATCGTGACGGAAAAATTGATGAATACCGGAAAATCCACATTACGCCAAATGAAAAGAAATATTACGGCATGAAAGGCGGCAGCGAAATCAAAGTTTTCGATACCGATTGTGGAAAAATTGGACTGTTGATTTGCTACGACGTCGAGTTTCCGGAACTACCGAGAATTCTTGCAGACCAGGGCATGAAAATTCTGTTTGTGCCTTATCTTACCGATACGCAAAATGCTTACACACGCGTTCGTCACTGCGCCGCTGCAAGAGCCATTGAAAATGAGTGTTACGTAGCGATTGCCGGATGTGTAGGAAATTTACCCGGTGTAAACAATATGGATATTCAGTACGGACAGGCGGCGGTTTTCACGCCTTCTGACTTTGCATTTCCATCCAATGCGATTAAAGGGGAAGCGACGCCAAATACCGAGATGACTTTGATCGTAGACGTTGATTTGAATTTACTGAAAGAACTTCACCACAACGGTGCCGTGCGCACGATGAGCGACCGGAGAAGAGATTTGTACACGGTCGGGTTGAAAGAAAATTAAAAAACCGCCTCAGTTGTGAGACGGCTTCTTATTTTAAAGGTCTTCGGTCTTTTCGTCAGTAAATTTATAGGACGAATCGTTTTTTCCGATGATAAATTGCGATTCGAAACTTGCAAACTGACCGTCAGGACTCACTTCGTACTTGTAAATGTCTGTAAGACCGGAAGTTTTGTGGAATTCATAATATCTTCCTTTGCTCGTCCACCAGATACCGTTTTCAGTACTTTGCATCACGGCTCCATTTTTTGGATTCAATGCCACGAAAAGTAGTACAAATTTTCCATTTTCAAGACGGCAGTTTACCCAATATTTATTCACATCTTCCAGTTGCTGGCCTTCTTCAGAACCTTTCCAGCAGCCAACCATTTTTTTGTCGTATTCTTTCTTACCGTCAAACTTTTGCGAAAATGCCATTGTTGGTAAAATCAACATCAAAGCTAAAATTTTTTTCATAAAATATTACAGTTTAAATTCTAATTTCACATTAAAGAAACGCCCCGTCAAACGTACAGGAACAGGATAGACATAATTTGAATACACATCAGTCACCCATTGGTTTGCAACGGTATTCTGAATATTAAAGGCATTGAAAATCTGAACACCTAACGTCAGTTCGCGGAAGTTTTTCCAGAAACTTCCCGTTGCCTGATTATCTCCCTGATCTATAAAAACCTTTGATAAGCCGATATCTACCCTTTTGTACGACGGCAAAGTCTTTTGGTAAGTGTACTGTGCATCAAATACCGGAAGATTGGTCGCAGGATCAACCGTAACCGGTGTTCCCGTCGGTAAACCGTTGGCATAAACCAAAGTAAGATTCACCCGCATACTTGGGAATTTCGGCATATAATCCTGATAAAACATCGAGAACCGGAACCGCTGATCTGTCGGCCTCGGAATGTCGCCCTTACCTTCAATATTCTCGTAAATACGGGCATAACTTGCAGAAATCCAAGAATCCACACCCGGAACAAATTCTCCAAACAATCTCGTATCTATCCCATAAGCATAACCAGTGGCGTTGTTCTTCCCGGAATATCTCGTCCGCACATTGTCGATATAATACGGAATCAGCCGGTCCATTTTTTTGTAATACGCTTCCGTAGTGAGTTTGAATGGCCTTTCAACCATCTGAAACTCATAATCATTGGCCAAAACCAACTGATAAGACCGCTGTGCTTTAATTTCAGAATTAAAATTCCCGCTTAAATCTTTAATTTCTTTGTAAAAAGGGGCCTGGTAATAAACTCCGCCCGAAAGTTTAAACAGCATATCAGCGTCCCAATCCGGTTTTACAGCAACCTGAATTCTTGGACTGATCAAAGTTTCTTTATTGAATGTCCAGTTTTGTGCGCGAACGCCGGCATTTACAAACATCCGGCTTGTTCCCCAGTAGAATTTTTTGGAATATTGTGCATAAGCTGAGATTCGCTCCGGCGAGATGTCATTGTTCCCGCTGATATGGTATTTCAATTCCAAACTTGATGCATCCAGATTTCCCGGCAAAACAAAATTGCGCGGTTGTGAATAACCCAGCGAATCAATTAGTTGCCATTCATTCGTTAAATCCTGAAGCCGTTCTTTTTCAAATTTGGCTCCAATTTCGTAATCGGTGTTTGCATCGGGAGAAAACCGCGCTTTGAACTGGCTTCCCAACGTCCTTACAAACAAATCATTTCTCGCATGATCTATTTGCCCGCCTGCATCGTAAGACGTAACCGGATCGCCGGTCACCGGATCAAAAGTCTGCAGCATATACCCTGAAGCGATGCTGTAATACTCCCGCTCGCGATTCTGGTAGGCAAAATTGTCCAAAGTTAAAGACCATTTCTTATTAGGTTTATAATTAACGGATACCGTGCCCATCATATTCCGGTAGCGGTCATCTTCCCTGCCGGTGTAAAATACTGTGAGTTTAAGTGGTTGCTGGAGCGTTCCAAAATCGACATCCTTTTTCTTCGGCACCATTTCGTAATCGTTTTTAGAATAATACCCGATAAATGAAACGTTCCATTTAGGATTGATGCTGTAATTGATGTACGACTGAAAATCCATATACTGCGGATTAAAGTCGGCATCCTCCTTCATGGTATTCAGTACCAAATTGGTATTTCTGTAACGCCCGGAAAATAAGGCTGAAAGTTTCTGATTCTTGGAAGCAAAACCAGTTGAAAGCCTTCCTCCAATCAAACTTGCTTCGCCTGACAGTTCAAATTTTGTGGGTTGGCGATAGTAAATATTAAGTGCCGAGGACATTTTATCGCCGTATTTAGCCTCGAAACCACCCGGCGAAAAATTGATCAGCGAAACCATATCAGGATTGATGATGCTCATCCCTTCCTGCAAAGAATTTCTGATGAGAAACGGGCGGTAGATTTCAATATCATTAATGTAAATAAGGTTTTCATCGTAGTTGCCGCCGCGAACCATATATTGCGAAGACAGTTCCGTATTGGAGTTTACGGAAGGCAAAGTTTTAATGACGCCTTCAATTCCTCCGGAAATAGACGCTACTTGTTGCGCATTTTTAGCGGAAATCACCGTTGTGGAAAGGTCTGTCACTTTTTTCTTGGCTTTCTTTTGAAACACCACTTCTTCTATGTCTCTTACACGTTCTTTTTCCTGCGAAAAGAAAAAAAAAGGTGCCAATGCGGAAGAAAAAATAATTATTTTTTTCAAAACTGAAATTTTTTCAAATTTAATGATTTTTAACTTACCTCATAATATGTACGTTTTTAAAATTCATTACCTGTTGTGCATTTAGCACAAATTAACTTTTAGTTTATTTAAACTTCTTTTAAACACGAAGAAATTCAGGTATTGAATCATTGTGAAAGAAGTTATTTTTGACACTATTCTTGTCGCAAGACCTTGAAAGGTTTTTGCAAAGTTCGTGTTTATGGTGAACTGTCCGCACAGTTGCGAGATATTGGTTTCAATTCTCTTTCTTATTTTTGATTTCGTCCTTGAAAACTCCACAAAACCATGTTGATTCCTGCGCATAGGAACCGAAAGGTTAATCTTGGAGAAATTGAATAAATCCACTTGCAATTCTTTGCTGATATATCCTCTGTCTCCGATTAATAAACAATTTTGAAAATTTTCTTTAATATCGAAAAGATAATTTACATCGTGGACATTTGCGGGCGAAAAATCAAAAGAGTGAAAGATTCCATTCTTATCACAAACTGCATGTAGTTTATAGCCAAAATATCTTGACTTCTGCGCCGCACAATATCCAAATGCAGGTTTGATTTCATCCGTAGAGCAAATTGCGGAACGATTTGCCCTGCTTATTTTACATATTTCAATGGGTGTTGAATCCACAATGAAGACGTCGGTAAAGTCTGCAAACTTTCCGCTCAGAGTTTCCCGAATTTTCTCAATGTAAGGGAAAAGTTTTCTTTTCCTTCTGTTATATACGCTTCTTTCTATCTTTTCGTCCAAACCAGTTCCCGAAATACACCTAAACAACTGTAGTTCAGAGTTAATCGACATGTATTCTGCGGTAATATTAAGTGCCACAAGTTCCAAGTCGGACATTTTTGGAAGTCTGATTTGCTTCTTAGTGGTGATATGGTTGCAGGTTTTTGTCAATTCTTTTAAAATAATTTCGTAGTTTTGAATGAGATTGTTCATGTATTTAATGGCTTGGTAACCAATTAAATATACGATTTTTTAATCAAATGAACAATCTTTTTTCTTTTTAATTTCTAAATGCACAACAGGTAATTCATTATATTTGCAAAACAAATTTTAGAAAAAATGATGAAAAAATTTTTTATTTTAGGAACTTTAGCGTTCTGCTTTAGTTTAAATGCACAAACAGGGAAAGTTGGTATCAATACAACTACCCCAACAGAAGTTTTAGATGTTAACGGAACTGCAAGAGTAAGAGATTTACCTGTAGATGGTGCTGCCAATGCTTTATACAATGGTGCTGCAACGAAAGCCACTACATTTACAGCAACAGCCCCGGTTCTTATAGATGCGAACGGCAATTTAGGCAAAGCCGCGAATAAAGATCTTGTTCCTAATAATGCTACAACTGGCTTTACAGCTACAGATGCTTCTACAGCTATGTTTGTTATCAGGAGATACTCTGTTACAGACTGGCCTTCCGGTCAAAATGCAGGAGCAGGTTTCGATACCGGAATGTCCACCGCAAAATGGGAAGCCGTAATGTCTAATGTAAGTTATAAACTTTCCAACAGAGATACTACGAGCAACGACACCAGTGCTGCCAATACAGCAGTAAACAACTTTTTATCCAAATTATTCGGCTCCGAGGTCAGTGCAGGTACTAAAACCACAGCAACTTTTGGCTATACATTAGGAAAATCCGGAACCACATGGAGGGTAATAGGAGATTTTGGAGGCATAATTGAGCAGGTTACTCCGGTAGATATCCTTTTCATCAATAAAAATTATGTAGCAACTGATAGACCTTAATATTGAGACAATGAAAAAAATAATAATATTGGGTTCTGTATTACTCAGTTTTGCCTTAAAAGCCCAGCTTGGTAAAGTTGGTATTAAAAATACTGCACCTACCGAGGTTTTAGATGTTAACGGAACAATGAGGGTTAGAGACATCCAAATAGACGGAACTACGAATGCCCTATATAATGGCAGTGCTACCAAATCTACCACGTTTACAGCTACGAACGTTATGATGACCGATGCTAACGGCAACTTAGGAAAAGCGCTAAATAAAGATTTGATCCCAAATAAAAATTATACAGGGTTTAATGCACTGGATAATTCCACCGCCATATTTGTAACACGCCAGTATACCGTAGGTGACTGGCCGTCTTCGGGTAGCGGTTTTGATACCGGGATGTCCACTACAAAATGGGAAGCCATCTTATCTAATATCAGCTACAAATTGTCTGATAGATATACTACGACAGGTAGTACTGCTGCTAACAACCCATTTATTAATACATTTTTAACCAACGTATTTGGTTCTGAAGGGAGTGGAACAACCGTTCAAACTTTTGGATGGGCACTCGGAAAAAATAGTGGAACATGGAGGATTATTGGAGATTTTAATAGTATAAAAGAGCAGCCTACTAAAATAGATATTATTTTTATTAACAAAAAGTATGTGGCTACGGATGATAGGCCATAAAGAAAACTTTACAGTAAAAAATTACATAGAAGTCATTTCGTTTTGAAGTGACTTTTTTTGTTATAAAATTGCTTCTCTGATTTTTGTTAATTTTCCCAATAAATTCTCGAGCAGATCAAGTTTCAGCATATTGGCACCGTCTGATTTTGCGCATGAGGGATCCGGATGGGTTTCAATGAAAATTCCATTGGCACCCACGGCAATTCCAGCTTTAGCGATGGTCTCAATTAATTCCGGACGACCTCCTGTAACGCCGGAATTTTGATTCGGTTGTTGCAAAGAATGCGTTACATCTAAAATTACCGGCGCATAATTCTGCATTGTTGGAATGCCGCGGAAATCCACCACCAAATCGGTATAACCAAACGAGTTTCCGCGCTCAATGATGGCCGTTTTCTCGTTGCCAGAATCCCTTACTTTTTCCACGGCAAATTTCATGGATTCCGGTGACAGAAACTGGCCCTTTTTCAATGTTACACACTTCCCCGTATTGGCTGCAGCCACCAAAAGATCAGTCTGGCGCACCAGAAAAGCCGGAATCTGCAGTACATCAACATATTTTGCGGCTAATGCTGCATGTTCATTTTCGTGAATGTCTGTGGTGGTGGGAATATTGAAATTTTCGCCAACTTTCTTCAGGATTTCGAGAGCCTTTTCGTCGCCGATTCCGGTAAAGGAATCTACACGGCTGCGGTTGGCTTTTTTGAAACTTCCTTTAAAGATGTAGGGAATCTGATATTTGTCTGAAAGCCTCACAATCTTTTCTGCAATTTCAAACGCCATATCCTCGCTTTCTATGGCGCACGGCCCGGCAATCAGGAAGAAATTTTTTGAATCTTTATGGTGAATTTTATCTAAGAACTGAATCATTTTTTTCTATAAATTAAAGCTTAGCAACTATTTTCTCAAAGGTATTGATATTTCTTGAAGTGATTTTGTCTTTAAATGATTTTTTGCCTAAAATTTTACCAAAATCAGAATTCAAAGTTTCACCTTTTTTAATTTTCCAGTAAAAGACTTTTTGGACAATTTTTGCAGCTTCGCCGTCTGATTTTATTCCTTTAGCAAATTCGTTCATCAATTCTTCCACGATTTCATCAGAAGAAATAAAAACATAACTGTGATATTCCTCAGATTTAGTGAAAGGATTGTTTTTCAAAGCATGGGTGACGAAGTCTGCCTTTCTAATAAACATAAATGCTTCATAATCAAAATAGTCAGCCATTGATTTTTCCAGAACCGTTTTCAGCTGTGTTTCATTTTTTTCAGAATCGAAAAGTATATTGCCGGTTGCTAAAACAGACACAACATTTTTCATTCCCGCGTTTAGAAAAACGGCACAAACATCGGCCATTTTCATGGCAGTTCCTTTTACATTTACACCTCTTAAAAATGCGCAGTATCTCATTATTTTATTCTTATATAAAGATTATAATCAGTTCCTGAAGGTTTTAATTTATAGACTTTTTCAAGGATTTTATTTTCGCTCTGAAGATAATCGTTTATCCTGAATTCCTTTAAAAGTTTATAATGGCCTCTGTAGTATACAGCATCTTTACCCACAAATAAATCCCTGTAAGAAAGAAGATATTTAGGCTGACGTTTTTTCACTGTATTGACCCAGTAATTCGCTTTATCTTTCTTTATTTCAGCCTGTATTTCTTTATCTACCAAACCAACTTCATCAATGGTTTTTAAGCCTGAAAAATACGGTACATAGCCGGCCGGTTCCAGTAAAATCCACTGGTTTTTGTCCTGTTCATAATTATTCAGGAAAATGCCGATGTTCCTTCTATAATTCCATTCCCCATTTCCGGTTGCGATTGAATGTATTGTCTGAAACGCCAACATTGGCAGGATATAGAAAACTACAAGGAGTGTAAGCCACAGATATTTTCTATGCTTCTGTTCGATCACAAATATCAAAACTGGCACAAACAGCAGGATTTGCGGCACCCAATAATACCAGTCGAAATAGCTTTTCTGTGATATAAAGATGATCTGCTTCGTCCACGCAAAAACAAAAATGATCCAGAGAAATTTGTTTCTGGAATCTTTCTTCCTGATTAAAAAAATAAAACATAAAAGCTCGAAAACCATAACCAAAATGGTAAAAGGATTAAAACTGCCGGGCAACTTGAGCATGCCCCAATAATTTCCGAAATTCTGAAGAAAGTATATCCAGTTTTGCCGCGAAGTAAAGGCCTGATCATATGTGGTCTGCTTTGCGACGATTGTGTTATTTACAATCTCATGGAAATAAAACCAATTGAAACTTAAAACCGAAATTAAACCAAGAATTCCGCCTAAAACGTAATACCAGTTTATTTTTTTGCTGAAAACCAAATCCACGATAAATACGATTCCCAGGAATATGACCGTATCAATTCTTGTAAAAAGAATCAGTACCGGTAAAATCACCAAAGCCCAGTTTTTTCCTTTCGTAAAACCAAAATAAAGCAGACTCATTTCCAGAAAAAACAGTATTCCGTACTCCATACCAAGAATTGAAATTTTTATTGATGGTGGAAGTATTCCGAATAAGAAAATGAAAACAGCCTGATGTATTGGGTTTGTAAGGATGATTTTAGAAAGAAGATAACTGCCAGCAGTGAAAAGGAGAGAGTTGAAGATCAAAATAGGAATTACGAAGTGATCTTTACCAAAAATTAAATTAAAAAACCACGACACAAAAACATAAAGATGCGTAGTAGAAGCTGAAATCCTGGTATCTCCGTTAAAGCCAATGACGCCATAATCTAAAAGGTTTTGTGCTACGCGCCATGTGATAAAGGCATCCTCCTGAATGTGGTGAGTCAGTAAAAATAAAAGTTTGAAA
The sequence above is a segment of the Chryseobacterium taklimakanense genome. Coding sequences within it:
- a CDS encoding LTA synthase family protein — protein: MERTQQFERMPVYAVVFTVVFKLLFLLTHHIQEDAFITWRVAQNLLDYGVIGFNGDTRISASTTHLYVFVSWFFNLIFGKDHFVIPILIFNSLLFTAGSYLLSKIILTNPIHQAVFIFLFGILPPSIKISILGMEYGILFFLEMSLLYFGFTKGKNWALVILPVLILFTRIDTVIFLGIVFIVDLVFSKKINWYYVLGGILGLISVLSFNWFYFHEIVNNTIVAKQTTYDQAFTSRQNWIYFLQNFGNYWGMLKLPGSFNPFTILVMVFELLCFIFLIRKKDSRNKFLWIIFVFAWTKQIIFISQKSYFDWYYWVPQILLFVPVLIFVIEQKHRKYLWLTLLVVFYILPMLAFQTIHSIATGNGEWNYRRNIGIFLNNYEQDKNQWILLEPAGYVPYFSGLKTIDEVGLVDKEIQAEIKKDKANYWVNTVKKRQPKYLLSYRDLFVGKDAVYYRGHYKLLKEFRINDYLQSENKILEKVYKLKPSGTDYNLYIRIK
- a CDS encoding DUF1697 domain-containing protein, with amino-acid sequence MRYCAFLRGVNVKGTAMKMADVCAVFLNAGMKNVVSVLATGNILFDSEKNETQLKTVLEKSMADYFDYEAFMFIRKADFVTHALKNNPFTKSEEYHSYVFISSDEIVEELMNEFAKGIKSDGEAAKIVQKVFYWKIKKGETLNSDFGKILGKKSFKDKITSRNINTFEKIVAKL
- the kdsA gene encoding 3-deoxy-8-phosphooctulonate synthase → MIQFLDKIHHKDSKNFFLIAGPCAIESEDMAFEIAEKIVRLSDKYQIPYIFKGSFKKANRSRVDSFTGIGDEKALEILKKVGENFNIPTTTDIHENEHAALAAKYVDVLQIPAFLVRQTDLLVAAANTGKCVTLKKGQFLSPESMKFAVEKVRDSGNEKTAIIERGNSFGYTDLVVDFRGIPTMQNYAPVILDVTHSLQQPNQNSGVTGGRPELIETIAKAGIAVGANGIFIETHPDPSCAKSDGANMLKLDLLENLLGKLTKIREAIL